One segment of Solanum stenotomum isolate F172 chromosome 1, ASM1918654v1, whole genome shotgun sequence DNA contains the following:
- the LOC125848890 gene encoding uncharacterized protein LOC125848890 has protein sequence MTKELIKKREDPETFTIPCTIGVLQFAKALCDLGASINLMPYAIYKQLGLGELKATTMRLLMANRSIKHAVGILYDILVKVDRFIFPADFVILDCEMDAEIPIILGWSFLAIERALVDVESRELKFRVNEDEVTFNVCKSMKHPRDIHVVSTVYVIDEAVASVSHLM, from the coding sequence ATGACTAAGGAGCTGATCAAAAAGAGAGAAGATCCCGAAACGTTTACCATCCCTTGCACTATTGGCGTGCTCCAATTTGCTAAAGCCCTATGCGATTTGGGAGCAAGCATAAACCTAATGCCATATGCGATCTATAAACAACTTGGGTTGGGGGAACTGAAAGCCACAACAATGAGACTCTTGATGGCTAACCGATCAATTAAACATGCCGTGGGGATACTATATGACATCTTGGTAAAGGTTGACCGATTCATTTTCCCGGCCGATTTTGTCATTCTCGATTGTGAAATGGATGCTGAAATTCCCATCATTTTGGGATGGTCATTCTTAGCAATCGAGAGAGCgttggtggatgttgaaagcAGAGAATTGAAGTTTCGGGTGAATGAAGATGAAGTGACCTTCAATGTTTGTAAGTCAATGAAACACCCAAGAGATATTCATGTGGTCTCCACTGTTTATGTTATTGATGAGGCGGTGGCTAGTGTGAGCCATTTGATGTGA